Proteins from a genomic interval of Thermoplasmata archaeon:
- a CDS encoding helix-turn-helix domain-containing protein, with amino-acid sequence MGCGATGHLRAFAAEVTRGLGFPRGCAAIIEVLAAHGRRLSFAEISRRVRISERSLRSHLQTLVNRGVVRRVVSVTPRRRLAYKYYIAPLSEILAMLRAEVLRRIERLKRVAMEIQAARRAVA; translated from the coding sequence ATGGGATGCGGCGCCACCGGGCACCTCAGGGCCTTCGCGGCGGAAGTCACCAGGGGACTGGGATTTCCAAGGGGCTGCGCGGCGATTATCGAGGTGCTGGCGGCCCACGGGCGCAGGCTGAGCTTCGCCGAGATATCCCGCAGGGTCAGGATATCCGAGCGCAGCCTGAGGAGCCATCTCCAGACGCTCGTGAACAGGGGAGTCGTGAGGAGGGTCGTCTCGGTCACGCCGCGCAGGAGGCTCGCCTACAAATATTACATAGCGCCGCTGAGCGAGATTCTAGCGATGCTCAGGGCTGAGGTCCTGCGCAGAATCGAGAGGCTCAAGAGGGTCGCGATGGAGATTCAGGCAGCCCGCAGAGCGGTGGCTTGA